The Sphingobacterium bambusae genome includes a window with the following:
- a CDS encoding helix-turn-helix transcriptional regulator produces the protein MLIKAKIEHHNEYLFMEELPEKFVSNHRLSERQVNIKQSPVDMKNYQLSTNGLFLLYAEMNFSENVRIETEIEGDAIASQFIFSKEKKSGSKSKPRYGRSRHNIRYLPTQKESYEVRAEMEYIYFLVVLSKDYYLNLVDTTSPLHEDFLREMEKGITSSFTDEDLYVTPEMRHSIEGIRECKQDGHLKRMFTDARILELIMYQLEQFSQYLQDEKEILQDEDIEKLDRVRELLEENYVNPPTQKELAKKALLNESKLRTGFKKYFGTTIYDFITRKRMVEARRLIVEEKRGNMYEIGNLVGFKHQASFTNAFKRYYGMPPSEVKL, from the coding sequence ATGTTGATCAAAGCGAAGATTGAGCACCACAACGAATACCTCTTTATGGAAGAACTTCCGGAGAAATTTGTGTCCAACCACCGACTATCGGAGCGACAGGTCAATATCAAGCAAAGCCCCGTAGACATGAAAAACTATCAGCTTTCTACTAACGGGCTTTTCCTACTTTACGCCGAGATGAACTTCAGCGAGAATGTACGGATAGAAACCGAGATCGAAGGCGATGCCATTGCCAGCCAGTTTATATTCAGTAAAGAGAAGAAATCGGGTAGTAAAAGCAAACCACGCTACGGACGAAGCCGCCACAATATACGCTACTTACCGACTCAAAAAGAATCTTACGAAGTACGAGCCGAAATGGAATACATCTACTTTTTAGTGGTGCTTTCCAAAGATTATTACCTGAATCTGGTGGATACCACCTCGCCGCTGCACGAGGATTTTCTGCGTGAAATGGAAAAGGGCATAACGAGCTCCTTTACGGATGAAGACCTTTATGTAACGCCAGAGATGCGTCATTCTATCGAGGGTATACGCGAGTGCAAACAAGATGGGCACTTAAAACGCATGTTTACCGATGCCCGCATTCTGGAACTTATCATGTATCAGCTCGAGCAGTTTAGTCAATATCTTCAAGACGAAAAAGAAATTTTACAGGACGAGGATATCGAAAAGCTGGATCGTGTGCGGGAACTGTTGGAGGAGAATTATGTCAACCCGCCTACGCAAAAAGAGCTGGCTAAAAAAGCCCTATTGAACGAATCCAAGTTGCGTACAGGTTTCAAAAAATACTTTGGCACTACTATTTACGATTTTATCACGCGCAAGCGTATGGTGGAAGCCCGGCGATTGATTGTCGAAGAAAAGCGAGGCAACATGTACGAAATAGGCAATTTAGTCGGTTTTAAACACCAAGCGAGCTTCACCAATGCCTTTAAACGTTACTATGGTATGCCGCCCAGCGAAGTTAAGCTGTAG
- a CDS encoding efflux RND transporter periplasmic adaptor subunit — MSTYNSIFIALFFGTSLLLSSCQQPAKETAQNNETANATDSIDHAILHLSAEQLQTIDLDTTSLQRKAMQKNILLTGKVSVTPTHLTSLSSVLGGHIKTLHIIAGQQFSKGQVLATIADMQLIQLQQDYLTAKADWISVKENFDRQQKLNTQQATSEKTLQTARADFQKLSATLRALEQKLRLLHLDPYTLDANNIQQTINIYAPFTGTVSKVLVNTGQYVTPTDIICELIDPRGLILQLNTFEKDLPVLQNGQKIAAYTNGTPDSKKMATIINKVASLDADGAGIIYARLDQPNPLWVSGTYINADVAIRNYEVNSLPQNCVVSFENKQYVFVKIGDSSFELRAVAIGESSDGLVEILDAASLTGIPVVQRGAYDLLMAMKNNATE, encoded by the coding sequence ATGTCTACATACAACTCTATCTTCATCGCTTTGTTTTTTGGGACTAGTCTCTTGCTTAGCTCCTGCCAACAACCGGCGAAAGAAACCGCGCAAAACAACGAAACTGCAAACGCAACAGACAGTATAGACCATGCCATACTTCATTTATCGGCTGAACAACTGCAAACGATTGATCTGGACACGACCTCCCTCCAGCGTAAAGCTATGCAAAAGAATATTTTGCTGACGGGGAAGGTATCGGTAACACCAACGCACCTGACTTCACTCTCGAGTGTACTGGGCGGACATATAAAGACTTTGCATATTATTGCGGGCCAACAGTTTAGCAAAGGTCAGGTGCTGGCCACGATCGCCGATATGCAGCTCATCCAATTGCAACAGGACTACCTCACGGCTAAAGCCGATTGGATCTCGGTGAAAGAAAACTTCGACCGCCAACAGAAACTCAACACACAGCAAGCTACGAGCGAGAAAACACTCCAAACAGCGCGCGCAGACTTTCAAAAATTAAGTGCTACGCTACGTGCGTTGGAACAAAAGTTACGCCTGCTGCACCTAGACCCCTATACACTGGATGCAAACAATATTCAGCAGACGATCAATATTTACGCACCTTTTACAGGAACGGTAAGTAAAGTATTGGTCAATACCGGACAGTACGTCACACCGACAGATATTATCTGTGAGTTGATTGACCCGCGTGGATTGATTTTGCAGCTGAATACCTTTGAGAAGGATCTTCCTGTGCTACAAAATGGCCAGAAAATAGCGGCATATACCAACGGTACGCCAGACAGCAAAAAAATGGCGACGATTATCAATAAGGTAGCCAGCTTAGATGCTGATGGTGCCGGTATTATCTACGCGAGACTGGATCAACCGAACCCGTTATGGGTCTCGGGAACATATATCAATGCAGACGTTGCCATTCGTAATTATGAAGTGAATAGCCTGCCACAAAACTGTGTTGTATCGTTTGAAAACAAGCAATACGTATTTGTAAAAATCGGCGACTCTTCGTTTGAGCTGCGTGCCGTAGCGATTGGTGAAAGCAGTGACGGACTTGTCGAGATTCTTGATGCGGCGTCCCTAACAGGTATACCGGTGGTGCAAAGGGGCGCCTACGACCTGTTGATGGCCATGAAGAACAATGCCACGGAGTAA